The genomic interval CGAGGATGTCGACCGCGGGGACGGCGGCGAGGATCGCCGCACGCCCATCCGCGGTCGTGAGGTCGGCGGCCACCGTGGAGACGTCAGCGCCGGGCACCTCGGCGGCGATCCGCCGGGCAGCCTCCGCGAGGTGCTCCGGCCGTCGGCCGTTGAGGGTCACGGCGACGCCTTCGCGCGCAAGTGAGCGCGCACACGCGTAGCCGAGCCCCTGCGACGACGCCGCCACGAAGGCGACGCGTCCGGCGATCCCGAGATCCATGGTCCGTCCTCTGCTCCTCTATCGACGCAGCGGATCACTCCGCGGCGTCCTCCAGCCATGTGCGGAAGCCCGTCGTCTCGCCCGCGTCGCGACCGGGGCGGGGTTGACCGACCATCGCGTGGTACGGCCCGAAGATGCCATCGGCCTCCTCGAGAGGCAGCACGTCCTCGATGTTCTCGAACGGCTTGCCGTCGGTGCGCTCGGCGACCATCCGGCGGATGACCTCGTAGCCCTCGCCGCGCATCGACATGACGATGCGGTTGACCATCTCGCGACGCTCGGCGTCGTAGGCGACGAATGCCTCGTGGATGTCGTCGTGCAGGGCGAGCTTCTCGGCCACCACGCGGGCGTCGAGGAAGGCCTGGCATACGCCGTTGCCACCACGCGGGTACATCGCGTGAGCGGCGTCACCGAGCAGAGTCACGCGTCCGTCGACCCAGTTGTCGAGCGGCGCGTGGCGGATGAGCGGGAAGAGGTACACCTCTCGGGCGTCGCGCATGAGCTGCTGCACGTCGAGGTAGGGGATCTTCGTGGTGTCGTACAGCGGCACGATGTCGTCGACGGTGCCGATGGCGTTCCAATCCTCGACCGTCTCGTCGCGCTCGTACTCGACGACCCAGTTGATGAGCTCCTTGCCGGTGCCCTCGTAGTCGTGGGCGATCGGGTAGATGATCATCGACGAGATCCGGGGGTCGCCGATGTGCAGGATGGTGTGGCCGTTGCGGATCGGCTCGCGCAGCGTCGTGCCGCGGTACATCGTGATGCCGGAGTAGACGGGCTCCGAGATCTCGGGGTGCATCTGCTTGCGCACCTCCGACTTGATGCCATCGGCAGCGATCACGGCGTCGTGGCGCACCTGCTCGGTGCGGCCGTCGCGGTGCTCGAGATCCAGGGTGACGCCCTCGTCATCCTGGGTGTAGCCGACGACTCGCGCGCCGTAGGTGATGACCTCCGGACCCATGCGGTCGATGACGGCACGGTGGAACATCATCTGCAGCTCACCGCGGTGCACGAAGCGCTGCTCGTGCAGGTAGCCCATGTGCACACCGCACTTCTCGGCGTAGATCTCCTGGCCGTGGTGGTTGTAGAAGATCGAGTCGACCGCGTCGACCGACATGGCGCGGAACTCGTCGAGGAGTCCGAGCTCCTCGATCTCCTTCACGCCGTACACCTTGATGTCGACGCCGACTCCGAGGGGCTTGAGCTCCTGCACCGATTCGTAGATGTGCGGGGTGATGCCCTGCTGATGCAGGCGCAGCGCCGTGACGAGTCCGCCGGGGCCCGCCCCGACGATCGCGATGTCCTTCATGGTTGTCTTCCTTACTTCGAGGTGCGGAATGTGTCGGCGAGGAATCGCTCGGTGGCGATTCGGGCCCGCTCAGCGCTGCGCGCGTGGTACGCGAACACGCGGGGGTTGGGGGAGTCGGTCAGGGCGGGGTTGGTGAACGCGTGAACGGTCCCGCTGTAGAGCTGCAGCTCCCAGTCGAGCCCGACGGCGTCGAGGTTCCCCAGAAGCGCGGTGCGCTGCTCGGTGGTCGCCATCGGGTCGTCGGCGCCTGTGCAGACGAGCACGGATGCGGTGCCGGGCGCGGGCGTCCATGACGAGTCGTCGAGCAGGTCGAGTCCGGCGTGGATCGCGACGACGCCGCGCAGTTCGCCGCCCGCACGCAGCAGCTCGAGCGCTGTCGAGCCGCCGAAGCAGTGGCCGACTGCGACGACGCGACCGGGGTCGACCTCCGGTTGCGCGATGGCCGTCTCGAGTGCGGCAGTCGCACGGGCGACCCATCGAGCGCGGTCGCCGACCATCGAGCCCATGAGGGGCCCGATCTCGTCCGGCCCGCTGGGAGTCGTGCGTCCGCCCCAGACATCGGCTGCGAAGACGGTGTAGCCGAGTGCCGTGTATGCGTCGACCCAGCCGAGCGCGAACGGCCCCAAGCCGAACGCATCGTGGAACAGCAGCACGGTCGGGCGCGCCTGCGCCCCCGTGGGCGCTGCGAGCAGACCGAGCATCTCGGTGCCGTCGTGGGAGTACGCGATGTCGCGCGCGATGGTGCTCATGCAGCCGCCTCTCCGGGCGCGACTGCCGAGCCGCGCGTCACTCGGTTCGCGCGGTGCGGAACCAGTTCGTCATGAAGTCCAGGAACACTCGCACCCGCTCGGGCGTGCGCCCGCCAGGCCCGTGCACCGCGTACAGCGAGCGCGAGCCCACCGGCCAGTCCGGCAGAACCTCCACGAGCGCCCCCGATTCGAGCGCCGCGGTCGCCGAGCGGCGCGGCAGCAGGCCGATGCCCGAACCCGCCTCGACGATCTGCTCGATCACGAGGTAGGCGTTCGTCGACACGAGCGGATTCTGCACCCGCATCGTCACGGCCGATTCGCCCGAGCCCAATCGCCAGGTCGCGTCCGAGGCGTGCGCGATGAGGTCGTGCTCCCGCAGCTCGTCCGGGTTCGCCGGCATGCCCCGCTTCGCGAGGTACTCGGCCGATGCGGCCAGCAGGAACGGCAGCTCTGTGATCCGCCGCACCCGCACCCGCGAGTCCTTCGGGTCGCGCGCATGCAGCGCCACGTCGAAGCCCCGATCCAGGAAGTCGTACGGCCGATCCGAGATCCCGCCGAGCTCGAGCTTCACGCGGATCTTCGGATGCTCCGCCACGAACGCGCCGATCGCCGAGCCGAGATCCGATCCGATCCACTTCGGCGAGATCACCGACAGCAGGCCCTCGGCCGAGTCCTGCGCACCTGCGAACCGCGCGTCCGTCTCCTCGATCTCCACGAGGATCCGCTCCGCGAAGTCGGCATAGCTTGCGCCCGCTTCTGTCAGATTGACGGATCGCGAGGTGCGGTTCACCAATCGGGTGCCCAGCTGCTCCTCGAGCTCCGCTACATGGCGTGAGACGAGGGAGGGGGAGATGCCGAGCTCGACCGCCGCTCCGCTGAAGGTCGATGCGCGGGCGACGGCCGTGAAGGTGCGCATCACGGCGAATCGATCCATCGTTGACATCCCCCCTCGGACGGCCGCTCGGGGTGGCCGGCACCGTGAGTCTAGCGAGCGGAGCACCTGCCTCCGGGAACAGGCGGCTCATCACGCGCTCGCCTCCGCGCGCGCTGCGAGGCGGCGCTCGCGGCGCTCCTCGCGTCCGTGCGGCGTCGAGGCCGGGGTGGCGTCGAGAAGCCGGCGCGTGTAGGCGTCCTCGGGCGCGTCGTAGATGCGGTCGACATGGGAGAGCTCGACGAGCCGGCCGGTGCTCATGACACCCACGCGGTGCGCGATGTGGCGCACGAGACCGAGGTCGTGGGCGATGAAGAGGTAGCTCACGCCGGTCGCCTGCTGCAGGTCTGCGAGCAGGTTGATGATCTGGCCCTGCGTCGAGAGGTCGAGTGCGCTCACAGCCTCGTCGCACACCACGAGCCGCGGCTGCAGCACGAGAGCGCGTGCGATCGCGACGCGCTGCTGCTGGCCGCCGGACAGCTCGTTGGGGAAGCGGTCCAGGTGGTCGGCGCGCAGTCCCACCATCTCGAACGCCTCGCGTGTGCGCCGCCGGATCTCCGCGCGATCCGCGACGCCGTGGCGACGCAGAGGCGTCTCAACGGCGTGCGACACGAGGTGCCGCGGATTGAGCGACGCGCCCGGATCCTGAAACACCGCCTGCACCTGGCTGCGGTACGTGAGCGGAGTGGATGCGCCGAACGACTGGATATCCGTACCGTCGAACCGCACCGATCCCGCCATGACGGGCAGCAGCCGAAGGATCGCCTTGCCGATCGTCGACTTCCCCGAGCCGGACTCGCCCACGAGCCCGAGCGTCTCGCCGGGGCCGATGTCGAAGCTCACACCGTGCACGGCGGGCACCATCGTGCGGCGGGCGAAGAATCCGCCGGTCGTCGGGTAGCCGACATGCAGGTCGCGGACCTCGAGGAGGGGAGTCGTGGGCTGGTCAGCGGTCATCGTGCGTCCTCCGCGTCGAGCTCGTCGATGAGCCGGTCGATCTCCTGGCGCAGCTCGCCTTCGATCACGGCGAGGCGGCCATCCGCGTCCGCGTTCGAGGGGTTCGCCTCGAGCAGCGCCCGCGTGTAGAGGTGCTGCGGCGCATCGAACAGCTGGGTCGCCGCCGCATCCTCGACGATGCGGCCCCGGTACATGACGACCGCGCGATCGCACGTCTCAGCGACGACGCCGAGGCTGTGGGTGATCATCAGCACGCCCATGCCGTACTCGTCGCGCAGATCCATGATCAGGTCGAGCACCTGCGCCTGCGTGGTCACGTCGAGCGCACTCGTAGCTTCGTCGGCGATGAGCAGCTCGGGGTCGGCAGCGAGGGCCATCGCGATCGCAACACGCTGCGCCATGCCGCCGGAGAACTGGTGCGGATAGTCATCGAGTCGGCTCGCCGGGTTGCGCACGCCCACCCGATCGAGCAGCTCGATCGCGCGCGCCCTGGCCTGAGCGCGGTTCATGCCCTTGTGGATGCGCAGCGGCTCGGTGAGCTGCACGCCGATCGTGTGCACGGGGGAGAGCGCTTGCATGGGGTCCTGGAAGACGGCGCCCATCTGTGTGCCGCGCACATGGCGAAGCTCGCGCTCGGTGCGACCGGCGAGCTGCTGGCCGTTGAGCACGATGCTGCCGTTCGAGAGCCATGCGCCGGCAGGGAGCATGCCGAGCACGGCGCGGGCCAGGGTCGACTTGCCGGATCCGGACTCGCCGAGCAGGCCGACGACCTCGCCGCGGCCGACCGTGAGAGACACGCTCTTCACCACGTCGACGGTCGAGCCGTCGGGGCGCGCGAAGGTCACGGTCGTGTCGCGCACGTCGAGAACAGGTGCGCCGCTCGACGCAGCCGATACATCTGCGGCGGTCGCGACATCCGAGGTGATCGGGGGCGTCGTCGCGCTCGGCTCGGTCTGTCGGCCGGGCATGTCAAGGCGCGGCACGCGGCGACGCTCGCCCGTAAGGGCGTCGTTGAGGCCGTCGCCGAAGACGCTGAAGGCGAGCACCGTGAGCATGATGGCGATACCGGGAGGCCACGTGAGGAACGGCGCGACGGCCTGCTTCTCGAGCGCGAGGCTCAGGATGCTGCCCCACGTGGGGATCTTGTCGTCGAGGCCTACGCCGAGGAAGCTCATGGCCGACTCGATCATGATCGCCGAGCCGAGGAACACCGCGAACTGGGTCGCGATGGGGCCGATGAGGTTCGGCAGCACCTGACCGAAGATGATCTGGCCGCGGCGGAGTCCCGCCACCTGCGCGGCCTCCACGTAGAGCTTTCCGCTCTCGACCAGCACGACGGCGCGCGTCATGCGGGCGAATGCTCCCGCGAAGATGAGGCCGATGCCGAGCATGAGGGCGAGAGGGTCGCGGCCGAGCAGCGTGACGACCGTGATGCCGATGAGCATGCCGGGCAGCGACTGCGCCATGTCGATGAAGCGCATCCCGATGCGGTCCCACCATCCGCCGTTGAAACCGAAGATGAGGCCGAGCGGAACTCCGATGACGGTAGAGATCGCGACCGCGCCGATCGCGATGATGGTGGCCATCTGTGCGCCGAAGATGACACGGCTCAGCACATCGCGGCCCATGTCGTCAGTGCCGAGCAGATACTGCGCACTCGGGCCCGCGAGCACGTTGTCGAAGTCCGAGGCGGCGGGATCGTGCGGCGCGATGAAGGGCGCGAGAAACGCCGTCGCGAAGAGCAGCACGATGTAGAGCGCAGCGACGACCGTCGCTGGCTGCCGCCGCATGCGGGCGATGATGCGGGCGATGTTGCCGGGGGCTCGGCGGCCCGGGTCGGAGTTCGCCGTCTGGACGGAGGTCGTGAAGGTCTCGCTCATGCGGGTCGCGCCTTGGGGTTGATGAGGCCGTAGCTGATGTCGAGGATCAGGTTGACCAGGATGATGAGGATGGCGATGAGCAGCACCCCGCCTTGCACGATCGCGAGATCCTTGGAGGTCACGCTGTGCAGCAGGAGGCCGCCGACACCGGGGAAGCCGAAGACCTTCTCGATCGCGAAGCTCGCGCCGAGCATGATGCTCACGGTGAGTCCGGTGGATGCGAGCACGGGCACGAGGGAGTTCTTGAACGCGTATCGGAAGATGATGCGCCGACGGGGGACGCCGGCCGCGGTGAGCGAGTCGACGTAGCGCGAGGACATCGCACCCGCCATCGCTGTGCGGGTCTGGCGTGCGATGAGGGCTGCTCCGGCGATCCCGAGCGCGAGCGACGGGAGGACGAGCCCGCGTGCCCAGGCGGCCGGGTCGACGTGGAGCGGCACGTACGAGACGACGGGGAAGAGACGCAGCTGCACGGCGAACACCAGCAGCAGGATGATGCCGATCCAGAACTCGGGTGTCGCGAGTGAGATCGAGGTGATCGCGGTCGAGATCCGGTCGCGGACCGAGCCGGGCTTGGTTCCGCCGATGATGCCGAGGGTGAGGCCGATGAGGATCGCGACGAGCAGACCGCCGACGATGAGCGACAGGGTCGCGGGCAGGCGCTCGGCGTAGAGGTCGAGCACGGGTCGGCCGTTGAGGAAGGACGTGCCGAGGCTGCCCTGGAACAGCTGGGCGTAGAACTCGCCCAGCCGCTCCAGGAACGACCGATCCAGCCCCAGCTGCGCTTCGAGCTTCGCGATGGACTCCGGCGTGGCCGAATACCCGAGGATCGCGGCGGCGGGGCTGCCGGGCATCAGGTAGGTCAGCAGGAAGACCAGGAACGACAGGATGAGCAGCTGGGGCACCGCCAGGGCAAGGCGGGTCAGAATGAGTTTCAACATGGATTCGAGACGACTTTCACTTGCCCTGGCGGATGGGTCGGATGGGGATTACTTGGCAGGAGTCAGGTCGCGGTAGTTGACCGACTTGGGCTCCCACCTCTCGGCCGGAGCGGCGACACCGGAGACGGTGGCGCTGTTCCAGGCGAGCTGCTCGACACCGCGAGCGTGGGCGCAGGTGAGCGCCTCGTCGGCGATGGTCTCGGTGACCTTCGCCCAGAGCGCGTCGGCCTCGTCACCCGATCCCGCGGCGATCGCGGCGTCAGCTGCGGCCTTGAGTGCAGCCGACTCGACACCCGAGGGGTTGCCCGGGGCGCCAGCGGCGAACCACGCGCTGTACCACTCGAACGCGGTCTGCTCGTCGTTCGACGAGAGGCCGAGCGGGTACTTGCCGCTGTTCCACTCGCCGTTGTACTGCGGCGGCGGGAGCTGCGTGACGGTCACGTTCACGTTGCCGAGCGCGGCGCGCACCTGCTCCATGTAGATCTCGATCTGACGAGAGTTGTACGGTGCGCCGACCATCTCGACGGCGACCGACGGGCTGCCCGCTGCGGCGTAGAGCTTCTGGGCCGCGGCGGCATCGAACGGGTAGCCGTCGATGTTCGCGCTGTAGCCTTGGTCGCCCTCGACGAAGTGCTGCGTCGCGGGCTGGCCTTCGCCATCGATCTTCGCCCACTGGTCGAGGTCGATCGCGGTGCAGACCGCCTGGCGAAGCTCCTTCTTCTCGAACACGCCGCCGGGGCCACGGTCGAAGAAGAAGAGGTTGTTGCGGATCGCCGGGTAGGCGAGCGTCTCGATCGAGGTGCCCTCGAAGCGCGGGAAGACGTCGACCTCGGTGTCGGTCACGTCGATCTCGCCGCTCACGAGCGCCGCGGCCGAGGCCTCCGGGTCGGTGATGGAGACGAGCTCGATGTTCGCGAAGCCGGGCTTCTCGCCCCAGTAGTCCGCGAACTCGGAGAACACCATGCGGGTGCCGACGATCGACGTGGCGTCGTCGTAGGCCCACGGCGAGGTGCCGACGGGGGCCGTTGCGATCGAGCCGTCGGCGATGGCCGCGGGGCTTCCGATCGGGAGCACGCGCGAGGTGAGCGTCACCGGAAGCGACGGCGTCGGCGAGGAGAGATTGAGCACGACGGTCGTCGCGTCGACGACATCGACCGACTCGATCGCCTGCAGCGGGCCGGCGTAGGCGGTTGTGCCGCCCTTGACGAGCTCGATGTTGGCCTTGACGGCCTCAGCGTCGAAGGCGGTGCCGTCGTGGAAGGTGACGTCGTCGCGCAGCGTGAGGGTGAGCGAGTCCGCCGTGAGCTCCCAGTCGGTCGCGAGGTTGGCCTCGGGGCCGTTCTCGCCGGGGATGAGAAGCGTCTCGTATGCGATGCGCATCGGTCCGCCCTCCATCTCCTGGCCGGGTGACCAGTTCTCGGGGAACTGTCCGAAGTTCACGCGGAGCGTGGCGTCGCCGCCGTCGTCCGTGGGCTCCGGGCTGGCGGTGCCGGTGGAACACCCGGCGAGGAGGAGCGCTGCTGCCGCGAACGGCACCACCGCCCTCGTGATCATGGCCTTGGTGCGTGGCATGTATGCCTCCTTGCATAGATTGCCGTGGCGTCTGCCGGTGCGAGCCGACAGTTGCGGGTTCACCCACGGTACGGAGCCGCGGATGCGTCAACCACCGGCTCGGGTGCAACATAACTGTGCACGAACGTGAGGAACGGCTGAGCGCACCCTCTGCCTAGGGTGTGGGGTATGTCGATGACGAGTCTCCCTGAGCGGGCTATCTCCGCCGTGGAGATCGCCTCCCTGCGGGCGGAGCTCCGCTCGGACAGCGCCTGGGTCGCCGTCGCGCGGCCGCGACTGAGCTGGACGGTATCGGCGAATCCGGGCTGGCAGCAGGTGTGGGCCGAGATCCGCTCGGGCCGTGAGGCCGTCCGCGTCGGCGACGAGAGCGCGTTCGTTCCGTGGCCGTTCTCCGACCTCGCGGCCGGCGAGCGCCGTCGCGTCGCAGTGCGTGCGGCATCCGTCGACGGACGCGTCACAGCCTGGAGCGACGAGCTCGAGATCACCGCGGCCTTCACCGACGAGTGGGTCGCGCGCCCGATCGCCCTCGCGAATCCGGACGCAGCAGCGAGGCCGGCGCTGCTGCGCACCGAGTTCGTCGCTGAGAAGCCCATCGATCGCGCGCTCCTGCTCTGGACGGCATTCGGCTTCGCCGAGGTGAGCGTCAACGGCATGCCCGCCGACGACGCAGTGCTCGCGCCCGGGTTCACGAGCTTCCACCTGCGCACGGTGCACGAGAGCGTCGATGTCACGCATGCGGTGCAGTCCGGGGCGAATGCGATCGGGGTGCGTCTCGCGGGCGGCTGGTACACCGAGGAGTACCACGTCCTCACCGCGCCGGCGAGATTCTTCGGAGAGCAGCCCGCATTCGCCGCTCAGCTCGAGCTGCACTACCGGGACGGCACGCGCGCGGTCATCGCAACGGGACCGGAGTGGACCGCCATCGCCGACCCCGAGGTCGTCGCGAGCGGCGTGTACGCGGGGGAGACCGTCGACACCCGCGGCGCGACGCCCGGATGGGACGAGGTCGGAGGCGGTGCCGACTGGCCTGCGGTCCGCGCGCCCGACGCCACCATGCCGCGTCCCACGCCGCGCATCGCACCACCCGCGCGCCGCGCTGAGACCGTTCCGGTTCAGAAGGTGCTCACAGCGCCCGACGGAGGCACGATCCTCGATTTCGGCCGCAACCTCGTCGGTCGTCTTCGCATCCGCGTCGCGGGCCCGTCGGGTTCGCGCATCGTGGTGCAGCATGCCGAGCTGCTCGACGGCGGCGACCTCGCCCTGCGACCGTTGCGCCGCGCCGCTCAGCGGGATGAGTTCGTGCTCTCCGGCAGGGGCGAGGAGTGCCTCGAGGCGCGCTTCACCTTCCACGGCTTCCGCTTCGCGCGGGTCGACGGTTGGCCCGGATCGGTCGATCCCGCGGCGATCGAGGCCGTCGTGATCGCGACCGACATGACGCGCACGGGCTGGTTCGAGAGCTCCCATGAGCTCGTGAACCGTCTGCACGAGAACGTCGTGCAGACGATGCGCAGCACCTACATCGCCGTTCCGATGGACTGCCCGCAGCGGGACGAGCGTCTCGGCTGGACGGGCGACACCCAGCTCTTCGCCCCGACCGCGGCGTTCCTCTTCGACTGCGAGGCGTTCCTCGTCTCCTGGCTTCGAGATGTTGCGGCCGAGCAGGAACGAATCGGGACGGGCCTCGTGCCGCTCTTCGCTCCGTCGGTCGTGCCGCAAGTCTCGGAGCAGGGGCTCATGGCCGGATGGGGTGATGCGATCGCGATCGTGCCGCGCGTGCTCGCAGCATCGAGCGGCGACCCCGATCTCCTCGCGGAGCTCTACCCCGCGATGCGCAGCTGGACGCGCGCCGTCATCGGCGCGCGGGACCCGGACGGACTGTGGACCGCGGGTCGACAGCTCGGCGACTGGCTCGATCCGAACGCGCCAGCGGACGCGCCCGCGCGTGGTCGCACCGATTCGGAGATCGTCGCGACCGCGTACGCCGTGCACACCACCTCGCTCGTCGCCGACATCGCGGACAAGCTCGGCCACCACGACGACGCCGTCCTGTTCCGTGCTGCAGCCGAGGACTCGCGGCAGGCGTTCGTCGCCGCCTACGTGACGCCCGCGGGTCGGATGATGTGCGACACCCAGACGGCCTACGCCCTCGCGCTCTCTCTCGACGTCGTGATCGAGCAGCCCCTGCGCGGCAAACTCGCCGACCGACTCGCCTCCGTCGTGCGCCGCGACGGATACCGGATCGCCACGGGCATCGTCGGCACGGCCCACATCGCGCGCGCGCTCTCCGAGAACGGCCACGTCGACGCAGCTGAGCGGCTGCTGCTGCAGACGGCGGCACCGTCGTGGCTGTCGCCCGTGCTCCTCGGTGCCACCACGATGTGGGAGCGCTGGGACGGTCTGCTGCCCGACGGCAGCATCAACCCGGGCGCCATGACCTCGTTCAACCACGTCGCCCTCGGCTCGATCGCTGCCTGGCTGCATGAGGACGTCGCCGGTCTCGCTCCTGCCGCGCCCGGCTACCGCCGCATCCGCATCGTGCCGCAGCCGTTGCGAGGGCTGAGCAGGGCGCGCGCCGAGCACCTCACTCCCTACGGAATCGCGGCTGCAGGTTGGGAGCGCGACGGCGACGAGATCCGCGTGACGGCGGTCGTGCCTCCCAACACCAGCGCCGAGGTCGTGCTGCCCGACGGGCGCACCGCCGAGGTGCGCTCGGGCGAGTTCGCGTGGACGGTGCGCGACGCACCTGTCGAGCGACCGCCGGCGGTGACCCTCGACTCGTCGCTCGCGCAGCTCGCCGACGATCCGCGTGCATACCGCGCCTTCCACGATGCACTTGCGACGTCCCCGAACCCCTTCGTCGCGAAGGCGACAGCGGCGAACGCGGTGTACCGCGAGACCCTGCGCGTCCGCGACCTGCTCGTATTCGCCGACCAGAAGACCCTCGCCTCCGTGGGGCACGCGCTCGCCGCGGCCACGGGGGCGACCACCGAGCCCGACCCAACAAGAAGCGAGGACTGACGATGACCGTCGTCGACATCAACATCCACCACCTGCCCGAGGACCTCTTCTCCAACCCGAAGATCCTCAACGGCTTCCTGAACTCCGCGCCGCGTGGCTTCGGCGAGATCGCCAGTGTGGGCGAGACTCCGGATGGCCGCAAGCAGCTCATCCTCGAGAAGCCCAAGGGATTCCAGAACCTCAACTACGTCGACGGCGACTACAACGCCGAGGCCAAGCTCAAGGCGATGGATGACGCGGGTGTCGACTACGGCATCATGCGTGTGCCCGTCTGGCAGGAGTGGCTCGACCTCGAAACCTGCCGCGCCGTCAACGACAACGCTCAGCAGATCGTCGAGCAGTCGGGCGGACGCCTGTTCTCGACCGCTTGCGTTCCCCCGTGGGGTGGCAAGGAGAACATCTACGAGCTCGAGCGCGCCGTCGACAATGGCGCCGTGGGCGTGCAGCTCGCGTGCCATTACGGCCAGCTGTACCTCGACGACGAGGTGTTCGAGCCCTACCTCGCGGTGCTCGACAAGCTGGGGCTTCCCGTGATCGTGCACCACACGCCGCTGCCGGTCGAGTGGAAGTCGGTCATCGACTACACGAACCTCCGCCGCGAGTACGGCCGGATCATGGACCAGGGGATCGCGGTCGGCCGCGAGCTCTTCAGCGGCATGTTCGACAAGTTCCCGAACCTCAAGTTCATCCACACGATGTTCGGCGGCAACTGGTTCGCCAACACCGCGCTTCTCACCCCGCACGCGACGGTCAAGAAGGAGGCTCTCAACCGCCTCGACCCGACGGGCGGCGACAAGATCCGTCAGTACCTCGAGAACAACATCTACTTCGACATGACGCACCCGCACTCGTGGGGCAAGGACCAGGTCGAGGCCGCGGTCAAGATCAACGGTGCAGATCACTACCTCTTCGGTTCGTCGTTCCCGGTGTTCTACAGCTGGATGAGCCAGGGCGTCGAGTTCATGAAGAACGAGATCGAGGTCTCGGATGCCGACCGTGAGGCCATGCTCTCGGGCAACGCCAAGCGCCTCTTCAACCTCCCGATCTGAGGCACGAGATGAGCGAGAACGACAAGGACATCGACGGCTTCTTCTCGACGGCGCGCGTGAGCGGTCGAGAGGAGGCAGTCGAGCTCGGCGAGGAGAGCTATCGCGACTTCCTGCTGCCTCTCGATCACGAGAAGCTCGCCCCGTGGCGAGGCATGGGCTACGAGGAGTTCACGGCCGCTCGCCAGGGCAACCCGTTCCTGCAGCAGCTGCTCGACGACTGGGACGCGCTCTACGCCGAGCCGTTCGTGGGTATCACGACAGACGGCGTTGTGCGCGGCGACGTCTGGTCGCTTGAGCCGGGGGGCACCGCCGACACCGCGCTGGTCGAGGCGGCGCAGCGCTTCCTCGCGGAGCTGCCCGCCGAGGCGCGTGCGAAGGTGCTGTATCCGATTGATGCCCCTGACTGGCGGGGGTGGAGCAATCCGGAGTTCGTCTTCCACCGCAACGGCCTGCGACTCGAGGACCTCGCGGAGCAGGACGCGCAGCGTGTGTTCGACATCCTCCGCGCGGCATTCAGCC from Salinibacterium sp. ZJ70 carries:
- a CDS encoding LysR family transcriptional regulator, with amino-acid sequence MDRFAVMRTFTAVARASTFSGAAVELGISPSLVSRHVAELEEQLGTRLVNRTSRSVNLTEAGASYADFAERILVEIEETDARFAGAQDSAEGLLSVISPKWIGSDLGSAIGAFVAEHPKIRVKLELGGISDRPYDFLDRGFDVALHARDPKDSRVRVRRITELPFLLAASAEYLAKRGMPANPDELREHDLIAHASDATWRLGSGESAVTMRVQNPLVSTNAYLVIEQIVEAGSGIGLLPRRSATAALESGALVEVLPDWPVGSRSLYAVHGPGGRTPERVRVFLDFMTNWFRTARTE
- a CDS encoding ABC transporter permease, which produces MLKLILTRLALAVPQLLILSFLVFLLTYLMPGSPAAAILGYSATPESIAKLEAQLGLDRSFLERLGEFYAQLFQGSLGTSFLNGRPVLDLYAERLPATLSLIVGGLLVAILIGLTLGIIGGTKPGSVRDRISTAITSISLATPEFWIGIILLLVFAVQLRLFPVVSYVPLHVDPAAWARGLVLPSLALGIAGAALIARQTRTAMAGAMSSRYVDSLTAAGVPRRRIIFRYAFKNSLVPVLASTGLTVSIMLGASFAIEKVFGFPGVGGLLLHSVTSKDLAIVQGGVLLIAILIILVNLILDISYGLINPKARPA
- a CDS encoding ATP-binding cassette domain-containing protein, encoding MTADQPTTPLLEVRDLHVGYPTTGGFFARRTMVPAVHGVSFDIGPGETLGLVGESGSGKSTIGKAILRLLPVMAGSVRFDGTDIQSFGASTPLTYRSQVQAVFQDPGASLNPRHLVSHAVETPLRRHGVADRAEIRRRTREAFEMVGLRADHLDRFPNELSGGQQQRVAIARALVLQPRLVVCDEAVSALDLSTQGQIINLLADLQQATGVSYLFIAHDLGLVRHIAHRVGVMSTGRLVELSHVDRIYDAPEDAYTRRLLDATPASTPHGREERRERRLAARAEASA
- a CDS encoding dipeptide/oligopeptide/nickel ABC transporter permease/ATP-binding protein; protein product: MSETFTTSVQTANSDPGRRAPGNIARIIARMRRQPATVVAALYIVLLFATAFLAPFIAPHDPAASDFDNVLAGPSAQYLLGTDDMGRDVLSRVIFGAQMATIIAIGAVAISTVIGVPLGLIFGFNGGWWDRIGMRFIDMAQSLPGMLIGITVVTLLGRDPLALMLGIGLIFAGAFARMTRAVVLVESGKLYVEAAQVAGLRRGQIIFGQVLPNLIGPIATQFAVFLGSAIMIESAMSFLGVGLDDKIPTWGSILSLALEKQAVAPFLTWPPGIAIMLTVLAFSVFGDGLNDALTGERRRVPRLDMPGRQTEPSATTPPITSDVATAADVSAASSGAPVLDVRDTTVTFARPDGSTVDVVKSVSLTVGRGEVVGLLGESGSGKSTLARAVLGMLPAGAWLSNGSIVLNGQQLAGRTERELRHVRGTQMGAVFQDPMQALSPVHTIGVQLTEPLRIHKGMNRAQARARAIELLDRVGVRNPASRLDDYPHQFSGGMAQRVAIAMALAADPELLIADEATSALDVTTQAQVLDLIMDLRDEYGMGVLMITHSLGVVAETCDRAVVMYRGRIVEDAAATQLFDAPQHLYTRALLEANPSNADADGRLAVIEGELRQEIDRLIDELDAEDAR
- a CDS encoding FAD-dependent monooxygenase, which codes for MKDIAIVGAGPGGLVTALRLHQQGITPHIYESVQELKPLGVGVDIKVYGVKEIEELGLLDEFRAMSVDAVDSIFYNHHGQEIYAEKCGVHMGYLHEQRFVHRGELQMMFHRAVIDRMGPEVITYGARVVGYTQDDEGVTLDLEHRDGRTEQVRHDAVIAADGIKSEVRKQMHPEISEPVYSGITMYRGTTLREPIRNGHTILHIGDPRISSMIIYPIAHDYEGTGKELINWVVEYERDETVEDWNAIGTVDDIVPLYDTTKIPYLDVQQLMRDAREVYLFPLIRHAPLDNWVDGRVTLLGDAAHAMYPRGGNGVCQAFLDARVVAEKLALHDDIHEAFVAYDAERREMVNRIVMSMRGEGYEVIRRMVAERTDGKPFENIEDVLPLEEADGIFGPYHAMVGQPRPGRDAGETTGFRTWLEDAAE
- a CDS encoding dienelactone hydrolase family protein — its product is MSTIARDIAYSHDGTEMLGLLAAPTGAQARPTVLLFHDAFGLGPFALGWVDAYTALGYTVFAADVWGGRTTPSGPDEIGPLMGSMVGDRARWVARATAALETAIAQPEVDPGRVVAVGHCFGGSTALELLRAGGELRGVVAIHAGLDLLDDSSWTPAPGTASVLVCTGADDPMATTEQRTALLGNLDAVGLDWELQLYSGTVHAFTNPALTDSPNPRVFAYHARSAERARIATERFLADTFRTSK